Proteins from a single region of Hermetia illucens chromosome 3, iHerIll2.2.curated.20191125, whole genome shotgun sequence:
- the LOC119652417 gene encoding uncharacterized protein LOC119652417 isoform X3 → MSQIDYNILLDMIRPLITKRDTVMREAIPAEIRLAITLRYLATGDSYASLSFLFKVSTQSISKIVPEVAKSICSALKDYIKDTGDWRVVANNFDKNWNFPHCCGAMDGKHVLIRCPQNSGSTFFNYKGTFSIVLFGVVDADYCFTYVNVGYQGRISDGGVFKNTEFGKRLEKNQLKLPKEEALPGRTLPIPYGLVADDAFPLTTNIMKPFPGEITRNSPNSIFNYRLSRARRIVENAFGLLSAVFRIFRKPLELTELEIAINVVLCCIYLHNLLRKQCSSRNIHAPFGTFDSEDASCGEIIPGSWRKTTQSDRGLQPLSSIPRKPSNDAKEVRNEFQQYFLSEEGSVQWQDKYM, encoded by the exons ATGTCTCAAATAGATTACAATATTCTATTGGATATGATAAGGCCGCTAATAACAAAAAGGGATACGGTTATGCGTGAGGCTATACCTGCTGAAATCAGACTCGCAATCACACTCCGTTATCTGGCAACAGGCGACTCATACGCAAGCCTAAGCTTCCTATTCAAAGTTTCAACACAAAGCATTTCGAAAATTGTTCCTGAAGTAGCGAAAAGTATTTGTTCAGCACTGAAAGATTACATAAAG GACACAGGAGATTGGAGGGTAGTTGCAAACAACTTTGATAAAAACTGGAATTTCCCACATTGTTGTGGAGCAATGGACGGAAAACATGTGCTCATTCGATGCCCCCAGAATAGTGGAAGTACATTTTTTAATTACAAGGGCACCTTTAGCATTGTGTTGTTTGGTGTCGTTGATGCAGATTATTGTTTTACCTACGTTAATGTCGGTTACCAGGGGAGGATCTCAGATGGAGGTGTGTTCAAAAATACGGAATTCGGAAAGAGACTTGAAAAGAATCAACTAAAATTACCCAAAGAAGAAGCCCTCCCTGGAAGAACGCTGCCAATCCCGTATGGCTTAGTAGCTGACGATGCATTCCCGTTAACCACAAATATAATGAAACCTTTCCCAGGGGAAATAACAAGAAACTCGCCAAATAGTATATTTAATTACAGGCTGTCGAGAGCCCGTAGAATTGTTGAAAATGCTTTTGGATTACTATCAGCCGTTTTTAGAATATTTCGTAAGCCACTGGAATTAACAGAACTCGAAATTGCTATAAATGTCGTATTATGCTGCATTTACTTGCATAACTTGCTACGAAAGCAATGTTCCTCCAGAAATATACACGCACCCTTTGGTACTTTTGATTCGGAAGATGCCAGTTGTGGCGAAATTATACCCGGTTCATGGAGAAAAACGACACAATCAGACAGAGGTTTGCAACCACTTTCTTCAATTCCTAGGAAACCTTCAAATGATGCCAAGGAAGTAAGAAACGAATTTCAACAATATTTTCTATCCGAGGAAGGATCAGTTCAATGGCAGGATAAATACATGTAA
- the LOC119652417 gene encoding uncharacterized protein LOC119652417 isoform X2 yields the protein MSQIDYNILLDMIRPLITKRDTVMREAIPAEIRLAITLRYLATGDSYASLSFLFKVSTQSISKIVPEVAKSICSALKDYIKLPQDTGDWRVVANNFDKNWNFPHCCGAMDGKHVLIRCPQNSGSTFFNYKGTFSIVLFGVVDADYCFTYVNVGYQGRISDGGVFKNTEFGKRLEKNQLKLPKEEALPGRTLPIPYGLVADDAFPLTTNIMKPFPGEITRNSPNSIFNYRLSRARRIVENAFGLLSAVFRIFRKPLELTELEIAINVVLCCIYLHNLLRKQCSSRNIHAPFGTFDSEDASCGEIIPGSWRKTTQSDRGLQPLSSIPRKPSNDAKEVRNEFQQYFLSEEGSVQWQDKYM from the exons ATGTCTCAAATAGATTACAATATTCTATTGGATATGATAAGGCCGCTAATAACAAAAAGGGATACGGTTATGCGTGAGGCTATACCTGCTGAAATCAGACTCGCAATCACACTCCGTTATCTGGCAACAGGCGACTCATACGCAAGCCTAAGCTTCCTATTCAAAGTTTCAACACAAAGCATTTCGAAAATTGTTCCTGAAGTAGCGAAAAGTATTTGTTCAGCACTGAAAGATTACATAAAG ctTCCTCAGGACACAGGAGATTGGAGGGTAGTTGCAAACAACTTTGATAAAAACTGGAATTTCCCACATTGTTGTGGAGCAATGGACGGAAAACATGTGCTCATTCGATGCCCCCAGAATAGTGGAAGTACATTTTTTAATTACAAGGGCACCTTTAGCATTGTGTTGTTTGGTGTCGTTGATGCAGATTATTGTTTTACCTACGTTAATGTCGGTTACCAGGGGAGGATCTCAGATGGAGGTGTGTTCAAAAATACGGAATTCGGAAAGAGACTTGAAAAGAATCAACTAAAATTACCCAAAGAAGAAGCCCTCCCTGGAAGAACGCTGCCAATCCCGTATGGCTTAGTAGCTGACGATGCATTCCCGTTAACCACAAATATAATGAAACCTTTCCCAGGGGAAATAACAAGAAACTCGCCAAATAGTATATTTAATTACAGGCTGTCGAGAGCCCGTAGAATTGTTGAAAATGCTTTTGGATTACTATCAGCCGTTTTTAGAATATTTCGTAAGCCACTGGAATTAACAGAACTCGAAATTGCTATAAATGTCGTATTATGCTGCATTTACTTGCATAACTTGCTACGAAAGCAATGTTCCTCCAGAAATATACACGCACCCTTTGGTACTTTTGATTCGGAAGATGCCAGTTGTGGCGAAATTATACCCGGTTCATGGAGAAAAACGACACAATCAGACAGAGGTTTGCAACCACTTTCTTCAATTCCTAGGAAACCTTCAAATGATGCCAAGGAAGTAAGAAACGAATTTCAACAATATTTTCTATCCGAGGAAGGATCAGTTCAATGGCAGGATAAATACATGTAA
- the LOC119652417 gene encoding uncharacterized protein LOC119652417 isoform X1, which yields MSQIDYNILLDMIRPLITKRDTVMREAIPAEIRLAITLRYLATGDSYASLSFLFKVSTQSISKIVPEVAKSICSALKDYIKVSLLMNWYIRLPQDTGDWRVVANNFDKNWNFPHCCGAMDGKHVLIRCPQNSGSTFFNYKGTFSIVLFGVVDADYCFTYVNVGYQGRISDGGVFKNTEFGKRLEKNQLKLPKEEALPGRTLPIPYGLVADDAFPLTTNIMKPFPGEITRNSPNSIFNYRLSRARRIVENAFGLLSAVFRIFRKPLELTELEIAINVVLCCIYLHNLLRKQCSSRNIHAPFGTFDSEDASCGEIIPGSWRKTTQSDRGLQPLSSIPRKPSNDAKEVRNEFQQYFLSEEGSVQWQDKYM from the exons ATGTCTCAAATAGATTACAATATTCTATTGGATATGATAAGGCCGCTAATAACAAAAAGGGATACGGTTATGCGTGAGGCTATACCTGCTGAAATCAGACTCGCAATCACACTCCGTTATCTGGCAACAGGCGACTCATACGCAAGCCTAAGCTTCCTATTCAAAGTTTCAACACAAAGCATTTCGAAAATTGTTCCTGAAGTAGCGAAAAGTATTTGTTCAGCACTGAAAGATTACATAAAGGTGAGTTTATTGATGAATTGGTACATACGA ctTCCTCAGGACACAGGAGATTGGAGGGTAGTTGCAAACAACTTTGATAAAAACTGGAATTTCCCACATTGTTGTGGAGCAATGGACGGAAAACATGTGCTCATTCGATGCCCCCAGAATAGTGGAAGTACATTTTTTAATTACAAGGGCACCTTTAGCATTGTGTTGTTTGGTGTCGTTGATGCAGATTATTGTTTTACCTACGTTAATGTCGGTTACCAGGGGAGGATCTCAGATGGAGGTGTGTTCAAAAATACGGAATTCGGAAAGAGACTTGAAAAGAATCAACTAAAATTACCCAAAGAAGAAGCCCTCCCTGGAAGAACGCTGCCAATCCCGTATGGCTTAGTAGCTGACGATGCATTCCCGTTAACCACAAATATAATGAAACCTTTCCCAGGGGAAATAACAAGAAACTCGCCAAATAGTATATTTAATTACAGGCTGTCGAGAGCCCGTAGAATTGTTGAAAATGCTTTTGGATTACTATCAGCCGTTTTTAGAATATTTCGTAAGCCACTGGAATTAACAGAACTCGAAATTGCTATAAATGTCGTATTATGCTGCATTTACTTGCATAACTTGCTACGAAAGCAATGTTCCTCCAGAAATATACACGCACCCTTTGGTACTTTTGATTCGGAAGATGCCAGTTGTGGCGAAATTATACCCGGTTCATGGAGAAAAACGACACAATCAGACAGAGGTTTGCAACCACTTTCTTCAATTCCTAGGAAACCTTCAAATGATGCCAAGGAAGTAAGAAACGAATTTCAACAATATTTTCTATCCGAGGAAGGATCAGTTCAATGGCAGGATAAATACATGTAA
- the LOC119651186 gene encoding IQ domain-containing protein N, which yields MHIHPSSPDSAFSEDCAATIIQAGFRGYRVRKQLRQKPNRRRHHRRQMENRNGPEPRTDRNTNSEGASVEDRSATKIQAGVRGFLVRKRQKIAADAATKIQASFRGFKVRKEMEKMKQKK from the coding sequence ATGCATATACACCCCAGTTCGCCAGACTCCGCCTTCTCGGAAGACTGTGCTGCTACCATCATTCAGGCCGGATTTCGAGGCTACCGGGTACGGAAGCAGTTAAGACAGAAACCCAACCGTCGTCGCCACCATCGTCGCCAAATGGAAAACAGAAATGGCCCCGAACCCCGAACGGACAGGAATACCAACAGTGAAGGAGCATCCGTGGAGGATCGTTCCGCTACCAAAATTCAAGCCGGTGTCCGTGGTTTCCTAGTTCGTAAGAGGCAGAAGATTGCAGCGGATGCAGCCACAAAAATCCAGGCCAGTTTTCGAGGTTTTAAGGTGCGCAAGGAGATGGAGAAAATGAAGCAGAAAAAGTGA